In the Thermococcus sp. MAR1 genome, one interval contains:
- a CDS encoding 2-oxoglutarate ferredoxin oxidoreductase subunit delta — MADVEGKTVVERSDYLVTGKAEGIVEIDVDTFLCKGCGICVEMCPRKVFEWSKELSEKGVHYPVPVNAEKCVKCKLCELLCPDFAIAVRW, encoded by the coding sequence ATGGCAGATGTCGAAGGGAAAACTGTGGTCGAAAGGTCCGACTACCTCGTTACCGGCAAGGCGGAAGGAATCGTTGAAATCGATGTGGACACTTTTCTATGCAAGGGCTGTGGTATTTGCGTTGAGATGTGCCCGAGAAAGGTCTTTGAGTGGAGCAAGGAGCTGAGCGAGAAGGGTGTCCACTACCCGGTCCCCGTCAATGCGGAAAAGTGCGTCAAGTGCAAGCTCTGCGAGCTCCTCTGCCCGGACTTCGCGATAGCGGTAAGGTGGTGA
- a CDS encoding archaeosine biosynthesis radical SAM protein RaSEA: protein MTYWTSEDNVAGKPGTALFIILPTIGCYRFRINQACYMCAYPTAAPKVKWSQDAIVDYVKEALKKIEGKKGPFAVRMFTSGSFLDNGELKPETRRRIFELLAGMENVEEIVVESRSELVRYEAVKELAEIVPDKHFEVAIGLETANDDIADVSINKGNTFEDFVKAAEITHEAGARVKTYLLLKPIFLSERDGIEDVKESIIKAEPYTDTFSINITDIQKGTLYERLWEKNEYRPPWLWSAVEVLIWAKKRFPNKRILSDPVGAGSKRGPHNCLTDYDRTIGRAIKKFSATQDLTHIENLKQECRERWGYIVENGLLDWQLLTW from the coding sequence ATGACATACTGGACAAGCGAGGACAACGTCGCCGGGAAGCCCGGAACGGCACTTTTCATAATCCTGCCCACGATAGGCTGCTACCGCTTCAGGATCAACCAGGCCTGTTACATGTGCGCCTACCCAACTGCCGCGCCAAAGGTTAAGTGGAGCCAAGATGCCATAGTGGACTACGTTAAGGAGGCCCTCAAAAAAATCGAAGGCAAGAAGGGGCCCTTCGCGGTGAGGATGTTCACCTCCGGCTCTTTCCTAGACAACGGTGAGCTGAAGCCCGAAACCCGGAGGAGAATCTTCGAGCTTTTAGCTGGGATGGAAAACGTCGAGGAAATCGTGGTAGAGAGCAGGAGCGAACTCGTGAGATACGAGGCCGTTAAGGAGCTGGCAGAGATAGTCCCGGATAAGCACTTCGAAGTTGCCATAGGTCTTGAAACGGCCAACGACGATATAGCCGATGTCTCAATCAACAAGGGGAACACCTTCGAGGACTTCGTTAAAGCGGCCGAGATTACACACGAAGCCGGGGCAAGGGTCAAAACATACCTCCTGCTGAAGCCGATTTTCCTGAGCGAACGCGACGGCATAGAGGACGTCAAGGAGAGCATAATCAAAGCCGAGCCCTACACTGACACCTTCTCGATAAACATCACCGATATCCAGAAGGGGACGCTCTACGAGAGACTCTGGGAGAAGAATGAGTATCGCCCGCCCTGGCTCTGGAGCGCGGTTGAAGTCCTAATATGGGCGAAGAAGCGCTTCCCCAACAAGAGGATCCTGAGCGACCCGGTGGGGGCTGGCTCGAAGCGCGGGCCACATAACTGCCTCACGGACTACGACCGGACCATAGGAAGGGCAATAAAGAAGTTCTCGGCAACGCAGGATTTAACCCACATCGAGAACCTCAAGCAGGAGTGCCGCGAGAGGTGGGGGTATATAGTTGAGAACGGCCTCCTCGACTGGCAGCTGCTGACGTGGTAA
- a CDS encoding DUF192 domain-containing protein translates to MLVNETKAKTWHGPVKLADSFFKRFRGLMLVRNINYALVFVLPAETKANASIHMFFMLSDIDVIWLDSARRVVDFKTARKWRLYAPKEPAKYIIEGPLGLIKTLDVEKGDLISWSPSEDKEKAVPVKVSLPEKISFEGSNGIAMAESVKEVKAEGN, encoded by the coding sequence ATGCTCGTCAACGAGACAAAAGCAAAAACGTGGCACGGGCCTGTGAAGCTGGCGGACAGCTTCTTTAAGCGCTTCCGGGGACTAATGCTGGTTAGAAACATCAACTACGCTCTGGTCTTCGTTCTTCCCGCCGAGACGAAGGCTAACGCTTCTATTCACATGTTCTTCATGCTGAGCGATATAGACGTCATCTGGCTCGATTCAGCGAGACGGGTGGTTGATTTCAAAACCGCCCGGAAATGGCGGCTTTACGCTCCAAAAGAGCCGGCCAAGTACATAATAGAGGGGCCCCTTGGACTGATAAAAACGCTCGACGTTGAGAAGGGCGATTTGATAAGCTGGTCTCCAAGCGAAGATAAAGAGAAAGCCGTGCCGGTGAAGGTGTCGCTGCCGGAGAAGATCTCCTTTGAAGGTTCGAACGGCATAGCGATGGCCGAGAGCGTTAAGGAAGTCAAGGCCGAGGGGAACTAA
- a CDS encoding HEPN domain-containing protein, whose protein sequence is MKEIEALIRKAEERLKASEELLSNDHYGFAISSAYYSMFYCARALLLSKGIAPKSHAGVHAQLGKEFVKSGEMPARLFTAYSKALNMRHTADYDVFVEYTEKEASDVLKSAREFLEFTKKYLDLGV, encoded by the coding sequence ATGAAAGAGATAGAAGCCCTGATCAGAAAAGCCGAGGAGCGGCTTAAAGCTTCAGAAGAGCTGCTTTCAAACGATCACTACGGGTTTGCCATATCGAGTGCCTATTACTCGATGTTCTACTGTGCCAGGGCACTGCTTCTCTCAAAGGGGATTGCTCCAAAAAGCCACGCCGGTGTCCACGCCCAGCTTGGGAAGGAGTTCGTTAAAAGCGGAGAGATGCCGGCGAGACTTTTTACTGCCTACTCAAAGGCCCTGAACATGAGGCACACAGCGGATTACGATGTGTTCGTTGAATACACCGAAAAAGAGGCCAGTGACGTCTTAAAGTCAGCACGTGAGTTTTTGGAGTTCACGAAGAAATACCTCGACTTGGGGGTGTGA
- a CDS encoding 2-oxoacid:ferredoxin oxidoreductase subunit beta, whose product MAKKIYSTYPMVKYLRKEALPTALCPGCGGGTVLNAFANAIDQLKLDPKDLVVVSGIGCSAWIASPYFLADTLHTTHGRAIAFATGVKVGLPDKKVVVISGDGDLASIGGNHLLHAARRNIDITVILVNNFIYGMTGGQVAPTTPFGAKTTTSPYRNIEHPLQISETVAAAGASYVARWTTAHVYQLIESIKKALTVKGFSLVEVISQCPVQYGRRNRMKEPAEMLRWFLKNSVPVSRARNMSPEELEGKFVIGEIVNRERPEFTTELNKLIDEVQEHFGLKGEGDV is encoded by the coding sequence ATGGCGAAGAAGATATACTCCACCTATCCGATGGTCAAGTATCTCCGCAAGGAGGCCTTACCAACGGCCCTCTGTCCCGGCTGCGGCGGTGGGACGGTCCTCAACGCCTTTGCAAATGCGATAGACCAGCTCAAGCTCGACCCGAAGGATTTGGTGGTCGTCAGCGGGATAGGCTGCTCCGCCTGGATAGCCTCGCCGTACTTCCTTGCCGATACCCTCCACACCACCCATGGAAGGGCAATAGCCTTTGCCACCGGCGTCAAGGTTGGTTTGCCGGACAAGAAGGTCGTCGTCATAAGCGGCGACGGCGACCTGGCGAGCATAGGCGGCAACCACCTCCTCCATGCGGCAAGGAGAAACATCGACATAACGGTCATCCTCGTGAACAACTTCATCTACGGAATGACGGGCGGACAGGTGGCCCCAACGACACCTTTCGGCGCAAAGACCACAACCAGCCCGTACAGGAACATCGAGCACCCGCTCCAGATTTCCGAGACTGTAGCTGCCGCCGGAGCTAGCTACGTGGCAAGGTGGACAACTGCCCACGTTTACCAGCTCATCGAGAGCATAAAGAAGGCCCTAACTGTTAAGGGCTTCTCGCTCGTTGAGGTCATCTCCCAGTGTCCAGTCCAGTACGGAAGGAGGAACAGGATGAAGGAGCCGGCAGAGATGCTCAGGTGGTTCCTCAAGAACTCGGTCCCGGTCAGCAGGGCGAGAAACATGAGCCCGGAGGAGCTTGAGGGCAAGTTCGTCATAGGGGAGATAGTCAACAGGGAGAGGCCGGAGTTCACCACGGAGCTTAACAAGCTCATAGACGAGGTTCAGGAGCATTTCGGGCTTAAAGGTGAGGGGGATGTTTGA
- a CDS encoding type II toxin-antitoxin system VapC family toxin — translation MMSLFLDSNLFIEHLKGNSDASALLSELMRRNFRLFTNETVYNEVLFVYLRTNVGGYWKLKKNIEEVKEAAKTFILQVLPLLSSTNFLDTTHEVSLLSLKFTAKYGLLPSDALILATAKYYGLDGIVSLDTDLLQIAPKEGLLAISKVGDLEGER, via the coding sequence ATGATGAGCTTGTTCCTTGACAGTAACCTCTTCATTGAACACCTTAAGGGCAACTCAGATGCCTCTGCGCTCCTCTCAGAGTTAATGAGGAGAAATTTCCGATTGTTTACCAACGAAACCGTATACAACGAAGTTCTCTTTGTTTACCTTCGCACCAATGTTGGCGGATACTGGAAGCTGAAAAAGAACATAGAAGAGGTTAAAGAAGCTGCCAAAACTTTCATTCTTCAGGTCTTGCCCCTGCTGAGTTCTACTAATTTCCTAGACACCACTCATGAGGTTAGCCTTCTCTCGCTTAAATTCACTGCAAAATACGGTCTCCTCCCAAGCGATGCCCTAATACTAGCAACCGCGAAATACTACGGTCTCGACGGCATTGTTAGTCTCGATACTGATCTCCTCCAGATTGCACCCAAGGAGGGATTGCTTGCTATTTCAAAGGTTGGGGATTTGGAGGGAGAACGGTGA
- a CDS encoding PIN domain-containing protein produces the protein MIFIDSSVLYNYLIETSLTEYAVDVLESREGKLASDTVVDELFYALIRKLGEKEYNARSIWKVKELLRNDAEFRRRASDVISDILALIDAKDVLLVSDSRDWLTVATFVHDYSLLPHDARILATALEYNCDKLAALDEDFETVRDVIKLVPEGFWEE, from the coding sequence GTGATTTTTATAGACTCAAGCGTTCTCTACAACTACCTTATCGAAACCAGCCTTACCGAATACGCCGTTGATGTTCTTGAGTCTCGAGAGGGGAAACTAGCTTCAGACACCGTCGTTGATGAGTTATTTTATGCACTCATCAGGAAGCTTGGTGAGAAGGAGTACAACGCAAGGTCAATCTGGAAAGTTAAGGAGCTTCTCAGGAACGACGCAGAGTTCAGGAGACGCGCTTCTGATGTCATATCGGACATCTTAGCACTTATTGACGCAAAAGATGTTTTACTGGTTTCTGACTCTCGGGACTGGCTGACCGTTGCCACGTTCGTTCATGATTACTCCCTCCTTCCCCACGACGCCAGAATTCTCGCCACGGCCTTGGAATACAACTGTGACAAGCTCGCCGCCCTCGACGAGGACTTTGAAACGGTGAGGGACGTCATCAAGCTCGTTCCGGAGGGATTCTGGGAAGAATAG
- a CDS encoding 2-oxoacid:acceptor oxidoreductase subunit alpha, producing MKYPFPVGRSDFIQGDEAIARAAILAGCRFYAGYPITPASEIFEAMALYMPLVDGVSIQMEDELASMAAIIGASWAGAKAMTATSGPGFSLMQENLGYAIMTETPVVVVDVQRGGPSTGQPTLAAQGDIMQAIWGTHGDHSLIVLSPSTVQEAFDLTIRAFNLAEKYRTPVVLLTDAEIAHMRERVYIPNPGEIEIIDRKLPANEEEAKFPFGDIHGDGVPPMPIFGRGYRTYVTGLTHDERGRPKTVDAEVHEKLIRRIIEKLERNKMDIITYDAFELDDAEVAIISTGIVSRSAVRAVKILRERGVKAGLLKLNTIWPFDFEMIEELAEQVKRIYVPEMNLGQLYHLVKEGANGKAEVELIAKIGGEVHTPMEIVERVVG from the coding sequence ATGAAGTACCCTTTCCCTGTCGGTAGGAGTGATTTCATTCAGGGCGATGAGGCGATAGCGAGGGCGGCTATCTTGGCCGGCTGCCGCTTCTACGCTGGCTATCCGATAACGCCCGCAAGCGAGATATTCGAGGCGATGGCGCTCTACATGCCCCTCGTTGATGGAGTAAGCATACAGATGGAAGACGAGCTGGCCAGCATGGCGGCGATAATAGGCGCCTCCTGGGCCGGGGCGAAGGCCATGACTGCAACTAGCGGGCCAGGGTTCAGCCTCATGCAGGAGAACCTCGGCTACGCGATAATGACTGAAACCCCGGTCGTTGTCGTGGACGTCCAGCGCGGCGGTCCGTCGACGGGCCAGCCAACTTTGGCGGCGCAGGGCGACATAATGCAGGCCATTTGGGGAACTCACGGCGACCATTCGCTCATAGTCCTCAGTCCCTCAACCGTCCAGGAGGCCTTTGACCTGACGATAAGGGCCTTCAATCTGGCCGAGAAGTACAGGACTCCGGTAGTTCTGCTCACCGACGCCGAGATAGCCCACATGCGCGAGAGGGTTTACATTCCAAATCCCGGGGAGATAGAGATTATAGACCGTAAGCTCCCCGCCAACGAGGAGGAGGCGAAGTTCCCGTTCGGCGACATACACGGCGACGGTGTTCCGCCGATGCCGATATTCGGCAGGGGGTACAGAACCTACGTTACAGGTTTGACGCACGACGAGCGCGGAAGGCCCAAGACGGTAGATGCGGAGGTTCACGAGAAGCTCATACGAAGAATAATCGAAAAGCTGGAGCGCAACAAGATGGACATCATAACCTACGACGCCTTTGAGCTCGATGATGCCGAGGTAGCGATAATAAGCACCGGCATCGTTTCCCGCTCGGCAGTAAGGGCCGTTAAGATTCTCCGCGAGAGGGGCGTTAAAGCCGGTCTGCTGAAGCTCAACACGATATGGCCCTTTGACTTCGAGATGATTGAGGAGCTTGCCGAGCAGGTGAAGAGGATATACGTCCCGGAGATGAACCTCGGACAGCTCTACCACCTCGTCAAGGAAGGGGCGAACGGGAAAGCTGAGGTCGAGCTGATAGCGAAGATCGGCGGCGAGGTTCACACTCCGATGGAGATAGTCGAGAGGGTGGTGGGCTGA
- the surE gene encoding 5'/3'-nucleotidase SurE: protein MRILLTNDDGIYSKGLQAAVEAVKDLGEVYVVAPLFQRSASGRAMTLHRPIRAKRVNVPGAKVAYGLDGMPVDCVIFALARFTDFNLAISGINLGENLSTEITVSGTASAAIEAATNGIPSIAISLEVSREKYKFGEGSEVDFSAASHFLRKIARAVLTKGLPEGVDMLNVNVPDDASEGTEIAVTRLAHRMYRPTVEERIDPKGNPYYWIVGRKCREFEPGTDAYALKVERKVSVTPVNIDMTARIDFGELRKILSGE from the coding sequence GTGAGAATCCTCCTCACCAACGATGACGGGATTTATTCCAAAGGGCTTCAAGCCGCTGTCGAGGCCGTCAAGGACCTCGGCGAGGTCTACGTGGTTGCACCGCTCTTTCAGAGGAGCGCAAGTGGCAGAGCCATGACCCTCCACAGGCCGATAAGGGCCAAGCGCGTGAACGTTCCCGGAGCGAAGGTTGCTTACGGCCTTGATGGAATGCCCGTAGACTGTGTAATCTTCGCCCTCGCGCGCTTCACCGACTTCAACCTCGCCATAAGCGGGATAAACCTCGGCGAGAACCTCAGCACCGAGATAACCGTTTCGGGAACCGCTTCAGCTGCTATAGAGGCCGCCACCAACGGGATTCCGAGCATAGCGATAAGCCTTGAGGTGAGCCGGGAGAAATACAAGTTCGGCGAGGGAAGTGAGGTTGACTTCTCTGCAGCCTCTCACTTCCTAAGGAAGATTGCGCGAGCCGTTTTGACCAAGGGTCTCCCCGAAGGCGTCGACATGCTCAACGTGAACGTTCCGGACGATGCCAGCGAGGGAACAGAGATAGCCGTCACGAGACTTGCCCACAGGATGTACCGGCCAACGGTCGAGGAGCGCATAGATCCCAAGGGCAACCCGTACTACTGGATAGTCGGCAGAAAATGTCGTGAGTTCGAGCCGGGAACCGACGCCTATGCACTGAAGGTCGAGAGGAAGGTCAGCGTCACGCCGGTGAACATAGACATGACGGCGAGGATTGATTTCGGGGAATTGAGAAAGATTCTATCAGGGGAATGA
- a CDS encoding 2-oxoacid:acceptor oxidoreductase subunit alpha, with protein MIIRGDEPEQVRLLRKLYKPGNYFMQGNEAVAYGALFAGCRFYAGYPITPSSEIAETMARELPKLGGYYLQMEDEIGSIAAMIGASWTGFKVMTATAGPGFSLMQENLGYAVMTETPLVLVDVQRSGPSTGQATKGAQGDFFQARWGTHGDHPIVAVSPTSGQDAFWETIRAFNIAEKLRTPVVVLFDGVLAHTREQIKIPDVSEVEITYRKLPEDEEEAKLPFGDPHGDGVPPMPLFGHGYFTHVTGSTHKETGLRDVYTPEVHDKLVRRIHRKIEKNREVYESYDEHFTDDAEILVVSWGVTARPALGAVLKAREEGIKVGLFVPKTVHPFPAERMRELGKRVGAILVAEMNLGQMIIEVERYVNDDVLLKGVNKIGGVPLTVEEILREIRGVA; from the coding sequence ATGATCATCCGTGGTGACGAGCCTGAGCAAGTCAGGCTCCTTAGAAAGCTCTACAAACCGGGCAACTACTTCATGCAGGGCAACGAGGCTGTCGCTTACGGCGCTCTCTTCGCAGGCTGCCGCTTCTACGCGGGTTATCCGATAACCCCCTCCAGCGAGATAGCGGAGACGATGGCTCGCGAACTGCCAAAGCTCGGCGGCTACTACCTCCAGATGGAGGACGAGATTGGAAGCATAGCGGCTATGATAGGCGCCTCCTGGACGGGCTTCAAGGTCATGACGGCAACAGCTGGCCCCGGGTTCAGCCTTATGCAGGAAAACCTAGGCTACGCCGTGATGACGGAAACGCCCCTCGTTCTGGTTGACGTTCAGAGGAGCGGCCCATCAACCGGACAGGCGACCAAGGGAGCGCAGGGCGACTTCTTCCAGGCAAGGTGGGGGACGCACGGGGACCACCCAATCGTTGCCGTTTCTCCGACGAGCGGACAGGACGCCTTCTGGGAGACGATAAGGGCATTTAACATTGCCGAGAAGCTGAGGACGCCTGTGGTGGTGCTCTTCGATGGTGTTTTAGCTCACACAAGGGAGCAGATAAAGATTCCGGACGTTTCTGAGGTTGAAATAACCTATCGTAAGCTTCCGGAGGACGAGGAAGAGGCTAAGCTCCCCTTCGGCGACCCCCACGGTGACGGCGTGCCGCCGATGCCGCTCTTCGGCCACGGCTACTTCACCCACGTCACCGGTTCGACCCACAAGGAAACCGGCCTGAGGGACGTTTACACGCCAGAGGTTCACGATAAACTCGTGAGGAGAATCCACCGCAAGATCGAGAAGAACCGCGAGGTTTACGAAAGCTATGATGAGCACTTCACCGACGATGCGGAGATACTCGTCGTCAGCTGGGGCGTTACCGCGAGACCAGCCCTCGGAGCGGTTCTTAAGGCAAGGGAAGAGGGAATAAAGGTCGGCCTCTTCGTGCCGAAGACAGTCCACCCGTTCCCGGCCGAGAGAATGAGGGAGCTTGGAAAGCGTGTTGGTGCAATACTCGTCGCCGAGATGAACCTCGGCCAGATGATAATAGAGGTCGAGCGCTACGTCAATGACGACGTTCTCCTCAAGGGCGTGAACAAAATCGGCGGTGTTCCATTGACTGTTGAGGAAATCCTCCGCGAGATAAGGGGTGTTGCCTGA
- a CDS encoding DUF2283 domain-containing protein translates to MMIKLSEDADVLIIRLKEDRIVDSIDLEEGIIAHLNEKGEVVEIEILDASKAVDFNELIVRIPRGVMA, encoded by the coding sequence ATGATGATTAAGCTCTCGGAGGATGCTGACGTTTTGATTATTCGCCTGAAGGAGGACAGGATTGTTGATTCGATTGACTTGGAAGAGGGGATAATAGCCCACCTCAACGAGAAAGGTGAAGTGGTGGAAATAGAAATCCTCGACGCTTCCAAGGCCGTTGATTTCAACGAGCTGATAGTTCGCATTCCCCGCGGGGTGATGGCATGA
- a CDS encoding 2-oxoacid:ferredoxin oxidoreductase subunit gamma: MRKEILFSGFGGQGVILASVILGRAAAVYENLYAVQTQAYGPESRGGASKAEVVISDEPIDYPKTLNPDCAVFFSQEAYNKYLHTVREGARIIVEEELVPHRDIEFEKGLEVVSLPLTEIAEETTGLSLTMNILTLGILTAWTGVVSRKAIEKAVLDAVPKGTEEINLKALHKGFELGEKAKSGEL; the protein is encoded by the coding sequence ATGAGGAAGGAGATACTCTTCAGCGGCTTCGGCGGTCAGGGAGTTATCCTCGCCAGTGTCATCCTTGGCAGAGCTGCTGCCGTTTACGAGAACCTCTACGCGGTGCAGACGCAGGCCTACGGGCCAGAATCGAGGGGCGGGGCGAGCAAGGCGGAGGTAGTCATCAGCGACGAGCCCATAGACTACCCCAAGACCCTCAATCCTGACTGCGCCGTCTTTTTCTCCCAGGAGGCATACAACAAGTACCTCCACACCGTCAGAGAGGGTGCTAGGATAATAGTCGAGGAGGAGCTCGTTCCACACAGGGACATCGAGTTTGAGAAGGGGCTTGAGGTGGTCTCGCTACCGCTCACGGAAATAGCCGAGGAAACCACGGGTTTAAGCCTCACGATGAACATCCTCACCCTCGGAATCCTGACGGCATGGACCGGCGTCGTGAGCAGGAAGGCCATAGAGAAGGCCGTTTTGGACGCTGTGCCGAAGGGAACGGAGGAGATAAACCTGAAGGCCCTCCACAAGGGCTTTGAACTTGGAGAGAAGGCCAAGTCAGGGGAACTTTAA
- a CDS encoding 2-oxoacid:ferredoxin oxidoreductase subunit beta: MYLKSAYEIRDKYLRKDMLPTIFCPGCGIGSALQYTLRAIDDLKLNPDEIVWVSGIGCSSRVPGFVNFDGLHTTHGRALAFATGIKLANPNLKIIAFMGDGDAAAIGGNHFIHAIRRNLDVTVILINNFTYGMTGGQVAPTALKGLRGTTAPYGQFENPFDIADLAVSAGANYVARWSVFNYIQGINSIKKALQKEGFTLVEFLSPCPISFGRRNRMKTAPELLRWYQKITVPLAKAKKMSPEELEGKIVIGEFADRDRPGLVREYEAYKKRAKKMMGWEE; the protein is encoded by the coding sequence ATGTACCTGAAATCCGCCTATGAGATTCGCGACAAGTACCTGAGAAAGGACATGCTTCCTACAATATTCTGTCCGGGCTGTGGAATAGGCTCAGCTTTACAGTACACGCTCCGAGCGATAGATGACTTAAAGCTGAACCCGGACGAGATAGTCTGGGTCAGCGGAATCGGCTGTTCCTCACGCGTTCCGGGTTTTGTAAACTTCGACGGCCTGCACACGACCCACGGGAGGGCTTTAGCGTTTGCCACCGGCATAAAGCTCGCAAACCCAAACCTCAAGATAATAGCCTTCATGGGCGACGGAGATGCCGCAGCCATCGGTGGGAACCACTTCATTCACGCCATCAGGAGAAACCTCGACGTTACAGTGATACTCATCAACAACTTCACCTACGGAATGACCGGCGGACAGGTCGCGCCAACAGCTCTAAAGGGCCTGCGCGGAACCACAGCGCCGTACGGCCAGTTCGAGAACCCCTTCGACATAGCTGATTTGGCGGTCTCGGCCGGGGCCAACTACGTGGCGAGATGGAGTGTCTTCAACTACATCCAGGGAATCAACAGTATAAAGAAGGCTCTCCAGAAGGAGGGCTTCACTTTAGTCGAGTTCCTCTCGCCGTGCCCGATAAGCTTCGGAAGGAGGAACAGGATGAAGACCGCTCCGGAACTTCTCCGCTGGTACCAGAAGATAACCGTCCCGCTCGCGAAGGCCAAGAAGATGTCTCCAGAGGAGCTCGAGGGCAAGATCGTCATAGGTGAATTCGCCGACAGGGACAGGCCCGGTCTCGTGAGGGAGTACGAAGCCTACAAGAAGCGTGCCAAGAAGATGATGGGGTGGGAGGAATGA
- a CDS encoding 2-oxoacid:ferredoxin oxidoreductase subunit gamma, whose protein sequence is MQVRFAGIGGQGVVLAGVILGEAAAIEGLNVVQTQDYSSASRGGHSIADVIISREPIYDVIVTEADVLVALAQLGYDTVKDELRKDGLLIIDTDLVKPDRDYIGAPFTRLAEENTGLALTVNMVALGYLVAKTGVVKKESVEEAIRRRVPKGTEEINIKAFRVGYEEGKR, encoded by the coding sequence ATGCAGGTTAGGTTTGCAGGTATAGGAGGCCAGGGCGTTGTCCTGGCCGGTGTCATACTCGGCGAGGCCGCCGCCATAGAGGGGCTGAACGTCGTCCAGACCCAGGACTACAGCTCCGCAAGCAGGGGCGGCCACTCCATAGCGGACGTAATAATATCCAGGGAGCCGATTTACGACGTCATAGTCACCGAGGCGGACGTCCTGGTTGCCCTCGCCCAGCTCGGCTACGACACGGTGAAGGACGAGCTGAGAAAGGATGGACTGCTGATTATAGACACCGACCTGGTTAAGCCAGATAGGGACTACATCGGTGCCCCATTCACGCGCCTGGCTGAGGAGAACACAGGTCTAGCACTCACCGTCAACATGGTGGCTTTAGGCTACCTCGTGGCGAAAACCGGCGTTGTGAAGAAGGAAAGCGTCGAGGAGGCCATAAGGAGGAGGGTTCCCAAGGGAACGGAGGAGATAAACATCAAAGCCTTCAGGGTTGGTTACGAGGAGGGTAAAAGATGA
- a CDS encoding nucleotidyltransferase family protein, which produces MFEVIGRKIREAFDERVKEVIIFGSRARGDWNEESDLDVMVVLDRVNPEDWDVVGKLSAELTIELGISVMIVPHSRRDSIYMSALKEGIAV; this is translated from the coding sequence ATGTTTGAGGTAATCGGCAGAAAGATCAGGGAAGCCTTCGATGAGAGGGTAAAGGAAGTGATAATCTTCGGCTCAAGGGCGAGGGGAGACTGGAATGAGGAGAGCGACCTCGACGTTATGGTAGTTCTTGATAGGGTCAATCCAGAGGACTGGGACGTCGTTGGAAAGCTAAGTGCAGAGCTGACCATTGAACTTGGAATTTCGGTTATGATAGTGCCCCACTCAAGAAGGGACAGCATCTACATGAGCGCACTGAAGGAGGGCATTGCAGTATGA